The region atccatcaggtacttcaaactcttatggtccgtgtatatcgtacaccgaaccccatacagatagtgacgccagatcttgagggcgaacaccacagcccccaactccagatcgtgggtgggatatctcgtctcatgaggctttaactgcctcgatgcatacgcgatcacatgccctctctgcatcaacaccgctcccaaccccgatatcgatgcatcacagtacaccacaaaatcctccatcccttccgacaATGCAAGCATgagagcttcgcacaatctctggcgaagagtctcaaatgaggtctgctgctccggaccccatgagaaagtaacacccttccgggttaatttggtaagtggcatagcaattttggagaagtccttgataaatctccgatagtagcctgccagccaCAAGAAACTCCGGATCTCCGCAGGTGacctcggcacttcccaactcatcacggcctcgatcttggccgggtcaaccaatattccattctggttaacgagatgccctaagaactggacctcccgtaaccaaaaatcgcacttggagaatttggcgaataGCCTCTTCGACCTCAGAACcccgaggagctccctcaaatgctcctcgtgctgctctctggtcctcgaatacaccaggatatcatcaatgaatacaatgactgaaCGATCCAACACCGGCCtatacaccctgttcatgagatccatgaatgccgctggtgcattggtgagcccgaatggcatcaccacgaactcgtaatgcccgtaacgagtcctaaacgccgtcttctggatatcctcatcccgaactctcatctggtgatatcccgatctcaagtcaatcttggaaaaccaagacgccccctgcaactgatcgaatagatcgtcgatcctcggcaacggataacggttcttgaccgtcaacttgttcaactcccggtaatcaatgcacatccggtgtgaaccatcctttttcttgacaaaaaggatcggcgctcccgagggagagctactgggacggatgaaccctttccccaacagctcttgcagctgtgaggataactcctgcatctctggcggtgccagccgatatggcgccttagcgataggcgcagccccgggaatcaaatcgatacgaaactccacttgcctctcgggaggtacaCCCGAAAACTCCTCGGGTAACACGTCCCGGAACTCACACATTATCGGCACAtcatccactgaacttggcctcccaacggCCTCTCGTACATCCGTCACATAGGCCACGAatcccttgcagccctgctgcaaactccgactcgctctggcagccgaacagaataccgaaccaccacgagtcccctcgccataaactgtcagcactcccccactaggatctcggatcgtcaccaactgacgctcgcaatctatgacagccccgaaacggctcaaccaatccatgcctactatgacacatacatcccccatagcaatcggaatcaaatcaatcgggaactccaccccgaagatctccagcacgcatccacgtatcacttcggtagcacatacctcacgctcatctgctatggaaacccgcagaggtcgactcaacgcctctctcggaatactaatgtgccgactaaaagctaaagatatgaaagaccgactcgcacccgagtcgaataaaaccagtgcaggtatagaactcacaagaaaagtacctacgcataacatatagcaattacaatagcataaactcaacataaaatagataaagattacatacccgccacgacatcaggtgctgcgcggacctcctccgtagtcagctggaaggctctccccctagccttcggtgcttcggccttcatTGGCCGGGTCTCGGTAGCTCGAaccacaggtgcagatccctgcgctgatctctgaagctgtgggcactcggccttccgatggccggtctggttgcaatggaagcaaaccgagaaccccttcggacagtccctcgcaaaatgtccttccttcccgCATTTGTAGCATACTCTAGTCTTGCACGAACCGTCATggatcttgccgcacttcccacaagtgcgacccctCGAACtgcctgtcctcgaatcagcgggctttgcccgcttggcggccggctgcgactgtgccggtcgccaatcacccctctgcaactcagtctcctccctcgcctgtgtctcaagctcgatctccctcttcctggcattttcctggagctcagcaaatgtctgataagtcgagttcgccacgaactcacggatgtccctcctcaagatgctcagataacggctcatgcgagcctgctcagtggacaccaactccgggcaaaacaacgcccgctcatgaaacatcctcgtaaccactgtcaccgactcggtcccctgcttgagggtgagaaactcctgagctaaacgttccctctccacctggggaacatactcgtcacgaaacatcacagtaaacctctcccaggtcactgcagtcagctcagctgtagaatagctcgcggtcacgaatttccaccagtccttcgcccctaagcgaagctggttgagtgcgaatcgcaccctcaagtgctccggacacgagcacatatagaaacacccctccatgtctgagatccacctcatagcggcgatcAGATCCTGTGTACCATTGaactccggtggtttcgtgttgctgaactctcggtacagcaacgaatcaccaccctggggtctcgcagcagcaacagctgcggtggctgcagcaacagcagcatcagtcaaagcagcgtaacgctcgtcaaacgtctcgatcaatgtggtcttaatagacccaaacatctccggaatctcggctctgatggcagcggccacctcctcatggatgatccgacggatctcctcatcgctcaccccactgctctcggggttatggcgtgtcccaaccatgatcaacctcggaaatacaacataagaaatatcaggaatactctcgagtatactcacactcgataactcaaacatcctctctcctggtactcccaatgattcttacttggactgcgcaccaatccggtgtcttcgatagtatgggcccaatactatcgtccacaccgaatcgatatacaacccaagtcctcctcctaggatccaaAATCGTAaacactctactctcgctatgcactgTCCACTCTCAATAGCCCTCCcctgagctcctcactgctacctactcactctctcaAAGTGTCTCCTAGCAGCAGCgatctcctaagctaaggcatcacaaatcaggcccactctagtcctaataggaatacctagcctctctaacatGCACCACATAattatctcataactcataacatataatgtaagggtattttggggattcaccgttcgggcgctggctgaccgtacataccttccactctgctcgtttcccaaaacctctttttctttttagaaaattttagttttatttgaaaattcctcaaatcctcggtttgagttcaaatacgcccgaaggtgcatccgaatccctcaaaccaaggctctgataccaacttgtaacaccgtaaattttcaaaataatttttcattttaaaaatcatataatgtatcacatcacaaatcaaaatccataatcaattctgttttcaaaaacaaatcccaagatctctacatataaaaatctccatcagtgtgtgtgtacgtgtcaagccgtcgccttcccacggtcctcgctggtacctgagacatcaaacataacaactgtaagcataaatgcttagtgagttccccaaaataccacatactacaaatacgccactcgaggctaactcgaccctctggtcaagatgtctcagcgggaccttccagtcccgcagctcgtcggaccctctggtccagtcatagctcattgggccctctggcccgatctgaatcgttggaccctccggtccggtctatatagtcatacaacatacaaataacacatagcatacaatctcataaatagcacataatctcatacatagcacataagaccctctggtcaactcataataccactcaaggtaacgtatagtgagaagactcacctcgcgtgtctcggtaactcgtaaagctctcaaccactagtgctcgatctcccgagctatcgtcctcctacaacacaggtGTATTtttacttaatactacttgactctggctgactaataccacgaagtcaaaccagtcaacactggtcaacggtcaacggtcaacccgactcgccgagtccctacaggaacccgattccctctgaatctcttccaactcaccgagtcactcacccgactcggttacacaGTCCCTGGTCCGAGGTCTcagaacaacccgcaccaactcgccgagtctgggattggactcggcgagtgcactccatgcacaacctcaaacggccttctaaggtcagatccactcTGGTAACTCGTAGATCCAGtccccttaagcttattgaccacgtaaagtccgagtcttggtgctcattaagcatcaaatagctcattaatggaggtttagcctcaaatacatagatcccaatctaaaacctccatggatgcacataaagcttgggcaaggaggtgctctggacctctatgggtctagattcaaagccataactcgccaagggaccatgatgatgctagatctagccacaaatgggttcaaaaaccctaaatctatgtgaacatcacaataacaaagaaggtttcgaatggtacctcagatatgatgtcctggaccttagctcttcaagaatccacccctcttttgcttcctcttggctagatcttctcttcccttgctagacaataactccaagaatcaacaatggctccttccctcacttgaatcactcaaatgttctagggtttcactctggggactaatgagcgcaaatgacggccataaggccctttaaataggccacaaacccgagaaattagggtttcattaaacgacGCAGACTTGCCGACTCCACTAaggcgactcaccgagtccgagcatcaatccggatgagaacccgcgtcttaactcggcgagtctacgcaccaactcgccgagtcccgtctcaaaactcaaaataaaaagattaattaatatacctgaaatcccggatgttacagTCGGCCCGATTATGTAGTATTCCAGGGCGAGCctgagaagtagttatgtatgcttgatgtctctatgattcatgcatgtttatgttatgtgctatACGAGAcaggcttcggtccgatgttgggtggggcccgatgtaaGGGGGGCCCAAATTAtgccggacctcggtccgatgccgggtagggaccgatgcagtgggcggggcccaatatATGTTTTATcagatattgtatggtatgtggtaatttgggggcgCTCGGGCATATAACGAGACAAACAAACTTAGAGATAAACATTAGAATCGTCAGAACCAGAATCGGAACTTGTAATAAGGTCCGGTTACCGGTTATCCATTTTTATGAAAACTGGTCCTGGTTCTAAAAATCGGAACCGGTTTGATATTTTTCTGTTTTttaaaatacacataattcactcATGCAAAGTCAAaattacttgatttttttttccaacatgtaatttggagtttgtaattcattttgaatatattttggttagatattgaatcagACACATGCCCCTAAAGAAAGAATATCGAtactggtttttttttttttttttttttttttttttaatttttttatttcaacattttttttgtttttttgaatatGTCCCGCTTTTTGAAATGTGCATAACTCATTCATATGACGTCAGAattatttaatttctttttccaGCAATAATTTGGTGTTTGTACTTCATTTTAGATTGTACAAACACATATTTTGGTTAAATATTGAATTAGCTATAGAGCCCAGAAGACAACATATCATGCTGCGTATTTTTTGTTtcaacattttatttttattttttggaatCTGTCCCGTTTTTAAAATGCACATAACTCACTCATATTAAGTCGGAATTACTTGATTCTTTTTTCATCATGGAATTTAGTGTTTGTACTTTAATTTggttaaatattgaatcatttacaAGCTCCGAAAGATAACATATCATTTACAACATTTCAACAAATTATAATTTGAAAAATAACCGAAAACCGGGATCGGAGCCGGAACCGCCGCTAAAACCGGTGGTTTAGTTCCCGGTTCTTATAATATAAGAAAACCGGTTCTAGTTTTAAACCGTTCCGGTTTTAAAATTCATCCCTAGTCAAACTAAGCTTTGACAAAACTATTACCATATTTGGATATGacttttatcaaaatttgaataAGGAAATGATCTTAAACTGGTCCCAAAGAGGGttttttatttggaaaaaataaaaaactaatatttatattaaattatataagtTATTTAAAAATAGATTGATTATGAATTACTGAAAACGTAAAAACATGTGATTTGGATAAATTTTATATCATAAACTTTAGTTACAAATTGTTTTACTTGCTCGGCATCACTATTGCATCCTTATCACAAGATAGAGAGCCTTTTTTCCCTTCAATTTTATATATATCAGTTCATTGTCATAACTACATGCTAAGGTGCATAACAGAAAATATGGATATCTCACACCATAATTACAATACAAGAAAGGTAAATAACATAAAAGACATTCAGTTTATATCAAAATTCTAATTTgacattgtgttttttttttgtcttaaatTTGACACTGCATTTTCCAATTTATTACAATTCTGACAACTTGACCGGTCAACCCAGTTACATGCTGATGTGGCATGATGACATGTCACTTTTGATGACGTGCCATGTTGACATGACATGCTGACGtgttaaaattgaattttttatccacaaaaaacactaagttttcatttttttttcgattttgacactaagtttaattttttctttcaattttgacactatatttttttttccaaatcgaacatcatttttttcaattttgttcaatgtttacaATTTTTTCATTAGAAACCGTATAATATTTTTTCAatacattttaaaccgtataaatatatattttttcatttaaaaaacagatttctatttaaataaaaggtttttttttaatttatttatttacattCAAAGCATAATGTATAAATAtgcattagttatatcatgagaatcaaactaaccataagcttctaataagatgtaaaatTTCATGGGTTGCAAACTTGACATCCGGGTTTTGATCGACTACACGCCTCCAAACCTCCATTTTAAACAAATATTTATGGGTTTCAAACTAACCATAAgtctaattgaaaaaaaaaaacgtatttatacgatttaaatgtattaaaaaaatatttatacggtttcaaatagaaaattgtcaacattgaacaaaattggaaaaaatgatgttcgatttggaacaaaaaaacatagtgtcaaaattgaaaaaaaaaaaattaaacttagtgtcaaaatcgaaaaagtgaaaacttagtgttttttgtggaaaaatttcaattttgacacgttagcatgtcatgtcagcatgccacgtcatcatgTAACCTGGttgaccggtcaagtggtcagaattgtaacaaattggaaaacacaatgtcaaatttgagaaaaaaaaacacagtgtcaaattaGAATTTTGATATAAACTAAGTGTCATTTATGCTATTTACCCATACAAGAACATCGAAATACATGACAACTCAAGATATGTAGTTgagtcaaattaaataatataccaCCTATGTCCAATTCCAAATATGTACCTAAGCCTAAATAATTTGCAAGTAATTATATTGTGAACTGAGGTAAACCTGAATTGTAAAATGGAAGCTAATCGTATACATAATGCAGTGGCGGACCTATGTAGGGCCTTTTGGTTTTTTCTATTAGGTGTACCCGCTTGAAGTACGAGGGACACGCCTACTAAAACAGTCTGCGTCCGCCACCGACATAATGTAAATCAAATCgcaataaataaagaaaataagtcAAAGTGTGAACATGTATGATGTTTTAGCATGAGGTTTGTCTAATTTATGAAATATCCGTAAATGGAAAATTAAAAAAGTAGACaagaacaaaataaaattttccaCACGTCTAAGTAATTAGTCGCACGTGAATGTCGTGTGTGTTTAATGGGTACAATAGCTCCAAGAAAAAGATTCAATCATTATAGaataaaatagaaaattaaaattCGTTTACTTTAAAAACAACATACTGTAAAACAATCCATACAAAGATGCAATTATTTTGATAAATGCCAGACATTTATTTATGCATGTAATTTATCTTTATAAGTTATTTAACAGTAAACACGGACATTCCTATCCTCATGTAATTGGCCGATAAACCATGATGTGTTTCTTTGTACAGTCCACTTAAAAATGGGCTTCACCTTTTTTATATAGCAAGTCAGATCAGATTCTTCTTCATAAATAATCGATCTTGCAATTGGCATGGAAATATGGGTTTATTTCATATAATAATAAcatatcttttaaatattttgtttcatACACTCATGCACATATTTTATTTTATGCATCAGAGGTCATAAACCTGAAaaaggagtttcaattcattctGGTTGTTTTTCAGATTGGTTACAACTttcaacttttaatcataaaactaTATATGGGCCGCGCCCAATTTTATTGCGGCCCATAGATAGAATATTTATGAAAAAGGAAGCAACAGACCAGTGTTGAACGGCGGCGATGGTGATCGGAGTTTGAGTTAGAATTGCCggttgttgaatcaaagcgaggGATGAATCAGGTGGTTTCCGGATAGATACAGAGACCCTGTGATGGAGCCGTTGATACTGTGGGAGCTGAAACAAATCTCTCGTCCCGGTTTCTTCAAAATATTCACTATGTTAAGCGATTCCATATTCTAGGTACGATTTAATTGATTCTTTTACTCTGATTCCTCACCCAATCAAATTTAGTGTAATATATGTAAGCATTTGAGTCAACTTTTTGTATTAAAAGGGTTTATTAATGTGATATTTATCCGTATTAAAAGTGGTTATGTTTATACTATAAATTGGATTGAAGATACATTTATTTGATGAGAGTCTTAGGATGACCTATCAATGTGTTGCATTCTAGGTTTCACTTTTCAGGAGCGCATTGGAGTTTAATCTTTCAGTACTAGTAGATTTTCAAGATGAAAAGTAATCAATGAAATTACATTAAGAAGCTGTTAATACTTGGTCAAGCATCCAACTCAATGAAATTTATTTGCTTGTAGCAGTGGTTGAGGACTCATTGTACACTAATGTTCCATTAATATGGACAGAGATTGGTCAACATAATCCCATGTCAGGTTGGGAGAAGAAGAACACATACAAGTTTTGTCATTCTATTCTACATGAACATGTAAAACTTAATGtgaatttcaaagataattgatAAAACTAATTATCCTGTACTTACGTATGAATGGTAGCTTCATATTTTATTGTGAATGTAACTGAAATATTAAGCATCCGCTTCAGTAACCTATCATAGATAAGGGTAATATGGGAAAATCAGCAAATACAAAGCATCTTATTAGTAGAGGGGTATTTTGCTTTACATAGTTTGTTATGACAAAATATTAGGTAGTGGGAAGTATAGTGGATTATCTCTTTTGTGAAATCTTGTAGTGATACCTTCTAGATTCTTGAAATTCTAGTAAAGCATTAGGGTTCTTGTTCATTTTGGGTTTTATTTGGAGTATTAATCACTTAGAGAAGCTTTTGTTTATTTGTTCTATTTTTCTGTTTTCTTTTATAAGTCGGTTCATAGCAATTAGACTCTAACTAGTTACATCGGAGAAAAAAAATGCATAATAGCCTTCTTCATTGCCATATCTTGATCAGACAGAACTAATTATCTATTGTTGCTTTTTATTTTTTGCAAATGCATTAATGAAAGTTCAACAACCAATTATATGACTATGTATGTTCTCTACTTTTGTGATTGTCTATTCTGGTAAAAGGAACAAACATCATGTGACACCTAATACATTTTATACTTTGatgatattatacattttgaCTAATTACAAGATAAACAAATAGAATAACCAAACATTTATAAATATAACATTGCACATAAAATTTAATACTTGTTTGTACGAAAAGTAGTATATACAGAACTAACATCACCAAACTCCTTGCGACAAAAGTTGCCCAAAACAAAGCATTTAAGTAAGGTTTCTCAACTCCATAGTCAAATGAAAAGTTTAGAACATGATCATCTGTCAACTAATGCAATAATaccatttttttttctataatccAAATCTGTTTCAACAGCATAGTGATTTTACATTGCTATGATTGCTTCCACTGAAGAATAGAGACATTTTGTTTGGCATTATATCATCATGAATGTTAGGTATCCAATATACCTAGTATCAATTGCTATGATTGCTTCCACTGAAGAATAGAGACATTTTGTTTGGCATTATATCATCATGAATGTTAGGTATCCAATATACCTAGTATCAATTGCTACAAACTTTTGAATTACTTGTATGACCCATACAATAATATTAGTAAGTAATTCACTTTTTTATGCATTTAACTCTCTTAACAGTTGGTGTGGATTCTTATTGCAGATTGAGTGACGAAGAACTTCAAGCAGCTTTTATTTCTGATATCTGAGCTGCAGGTCTTCACAAAATCATGGTATGTATTCCTTGAAATACTCTTATGGATTTTTCATGCCTTTATGTATACAAGTACTTGTGTGTTTCTTGGTTTAATGTACATTCAATTCAATGAGCAAAGATGTGTACTTCCACATATGGTTACAGTTTGAATCAAAATTGCGTATGCACAAAGTTTGTTTTCAATGCCTGTTTAATATGTTATCCATAGTAGTTTGGTAACCAAATAGATTGGAAACATAACAGGAAAATTCTTACATATcctatgttttctataataaaaagaaaactaaATGATAAACTATTTATATAGTGAGTTTTATTGATCAAGTCTGTTTCTTGTAATAACCAAAATCTTTAGCTGTTTATAACAGAAATTTACTCATATTTTTTTTCCAGGCAAACCTTGAAGATTCTTTTCTGGCAGATCTTGAGGATCTATCTGACAATGATAATGAGAACCTGGTGAGTATAGTAAAACTCTTaatgtcatgtcatgtcatgtcattGAAATTGGATTTCATATTCTTGAATCTTGATTCTTGAACTTAGTTAAAAGTCTTGTTTATTTATAATTCATTTTGTATTGAATAGGATGAAGATAACGGGGATGCAGAAAACATGGAAGAAGATGTGAATGGAGACTTAGCTGATATAGAAGCCCTCAACTATGATGACTTAGACAGTGTCTCAAAGTTACAAAAAACACAACGTTATACAGATATCATGAAAGTAAGTACATGTACATGTATAATTCATTTCAAGAATCAAGAaaattcatacatacatacatacataccctTTTTTCATGCTTACATATTAGTATTACACTGACTGCAGAAAGTCGAagatgcccttgaaaaggggtcaGATATGTCGATCCAAAACCAAGCCATGGTTCTAGAAGACGATCCAGAATACCAACTAATAGTCGAATGCAACACATTATCAGTCGACATAGAAAACGAAATTGTCATAATCCACAATTTTATACGCGATAAATACCGATTAAAATTTCCTGAACTCGAATCTCTGGTTCATCACCCGATTGATTACGCGCGTGTGGTCAAGAAAATAGGAAATGAAGTTGACCTAACCCTAGTTGACTTAGAAGGTCTTCTCCCCTCAGCCATCATCATGGTTGTTTCAGTCACAGCCTCAACCACAAGTGGAAAGCCACTTCCCGAAAATACCCTCCAAAAAACCATCGAAGCATGCGATCGTGCCCTTACTTTAGACGCTTCAAAAAAGAAAGTTCTGGATTTTGTTGAGAGTAGAATGGGCTACATTGCACCGAATCTTTCCGCCATTGTTGGAAGTGCAGTTGCTGCAAAACTTATGGGGACAGCTGGCGGGCTGACATCACTCGCAAAGATGCCAGCTTGTAATGTGCAGCTTTTAGGTGCTAAAAAGAAGAATCTTGCAGGGTTTTCTACTGCTACATCTCAGTTTAGAGTTGGGTATATTGAGCAAACGGAGGTTTTTCAGACTACACCTCCTGGTTTAAAGATGCGGGCTTGTAGACTTTTGGCTGCAAAGTCAACTCTAGCTGCACGTGTTGACTCCATCAGGGGGGACCCGTCTGGGAAACAAGGGAGAATGTATCGGGAAGAGAT is a window of Lactuca sativa cultivar Salinas chromosome 1, Lsat_Salinas_v11, whole genome shotgun sequence DNA encoding:
- the LOC111898177 gene encoding U4/U6 small nuclear ribonucleoprotein Prp31 homolog encodes the protein MANLEDSFLADLEDLSDNDNENLDEDNGDAENMEEDVNGDLADIEALNYDDLDSVSKLQKTQRYTDIMKKVEDALEKGSDMSIQNQAMVLEDDPEYQLIVECNTLSVDIENEIVIIHNFIRDKYRLKFPELESLVHHPIDYARVVKKIGNEVDLTLVDLEGLLPSAIIMVVSVTASTTSGKPLPENTLQKTIEACDRALTLDASKKKVLDFVESRMGYIAPNLSAIVGSAVAAKLMGTAGGLTSLAKMPACNVQLLGAKKKNLAGFSTATSQFRVGYIEQTEVFQTTPPGLKMRACRLLAAKSTLAARVDSIRGDPSGKQGRMYREEIRKKIEKWQEPPPAKQPKPLPVPDSEPKKKRGGRRLRKMKERYAITDMRKLANRMQFGVPEESSLGDGLGEGYGMLGQAGNGKLRVSVGQSKLAAKVAKKGKDKQYSSGGATSGLTSSLAFTPVQGIDLIDPQADANRLGSGSQSTYFSETGTFSKIKRI